A window of the Streptomyces sp. JB150 genome harbors these coding sequences:
- the cseB gene encoding two-component system response regulator CseB — protein MADQTHVLFVEDDDVIREATQLALERDGFAVTAMPDGLSGLESFRANRPDIALLDVMVPGLDGVSLCRRIRDESTVPVIMLSARADAIDVVLGLEAGADDYVTKPFDGAVLVARIRAVLRRFGHASGGDRGDDSGAGSSGGVLTFGELEIDTEGMEVRRAGQPVALTPTEMRLLLEFSAAPGTVLSRDKLLERVWDYGWGGDTRVVDVHVQRLRQKIGQDRIETVRGFGYKLKA, from the coding sequence ATGGCAGACCAGACCCACGTCCTGTTCGTCGAGGACGACGACGTCATCCGCGAGGCCACCCAGCTCGCCCTGGAGCGGGACGGCTTCGCGGTCACGGCCATGCCCGACGGGCTGTCGGGGCTGGAGTCGTTCCGCGCGAACCGTCCGGACATCGCCCTGCTGGACGTGATGGTGCCGGGGCTGGACGGGGTGAGCCTGTGCCGCCGCATCCGCGACGAGTCGACCGTGCCGGTGATCATGCTGTCCGCGCGGGCGGACGCCATCGACGTGGTGCTGGGCCTGGAGGCGGGCGCGGACGACTACGTCACCAAGCCGTTCGACGGTGCCGTGCTCGTGGCCCGGATCCGCGCGGTGCTGCGCCGCTTCGGCCACGCGAGCGGCGGTGACCGCGGCGACGACTCCGGTGCCGGGTCGTCCGGCGGGGTGCTGACCTTCGGTGAGCTGGAGATCGACACCGAGGGCATGGAGGTACGCCGGGCCGGGCAGCCGGTGGCGCTGACGCCGACCGAGATGCGGCTGCTGCTGGAGTTCTCCGCGGCGCCGGGCACCGTGCTCTCCCGCGACAAACTGCTGGAGCGCGTCTGGGACTACGGCTGGGGCGGCGACACCCGGGTCGTGGACGTCCATGTGCAGCGGCTGCGGCAGAAGATCGGCCAGGACCGGATCGAGACGGTCCGCGGCTTCGGCTACAAACTGAAGGCCTGA
- the cseC gene encoding two-component system sensor histidine kinase CseC produces MRGITRPTARPATGGARPGFRARLGVRGRLANRARPGDRGRPGGRTGLAGHSGPALRARLEKRFGEQLGSGLRTGLRWKLSAAIALVGALVAVALSLVVHNAARVSMLDNARDLADERIQIAQRDLADVQIAEHTFDLSNRANFANVKIDDPNLPAELREKVEAGRRATYVADPPGGSPDIWAAVPVADGHVLSLHTGLTERSTDILNDLDQALVIGSIAVVLAGSALGVLIGGQLSGRLRKAAAAANRVAKGEPDVRVREAIGGVVRDETDDLARAVDAMADALQQRLEAERRVTADIAHELRTPVTGLLTAAELLPPGRPTELVLDRAKAMRTLVEDVLEVARLDGASERAELQDIMLGEFVARRVAAKDPDIRVHVVHESEVTTDPRRLERVLFNLLANAARHGRPPVEVTVEGRVIRVRDHGPGFPEDLLAEGPSRFRTGSKDRAGHGHGLGLTIAAGQARVLGARLTFRNVRPPGAAAHIPAEGAVAVLWLPEHAPTNTGSHPMLPLSEG; encoded by the coding sequence ATGCGGGGGATCACACGCCCGACCGCGCGCCCCGCGACGGGCGGCGCGCGCCCGGGCTTCAGGGCGCGTCTCGGCGTCCGGGGGCGCCTGGCCAACCGTGCGCGCCCCGGCGACCGGGGACGCCCCGGCGGCCGTACGGGCCTGGCCGGACACTCCGGCCCCGCCCTGCGCGCGCGGCTGGAGAAGCGGTTCGGCGAGCAGCTCGGGTCGGGGCTGCGAACCGGGCTGCGGTGGAAGCTGAGTGCGGCGATCGCGCTGGTCGGCGCGCTGGTCGCGGTCGCGCTGAGTCTCGTGGTGCACAACGCCGCCCGGGTCTCGATGCTGGACAACGCGCGGGACCTGGCGGACGAGCGCATCCAGATCGCCCAGCGCGACCTCGCGGACGTGCAGATCGCCGAGCACACCTTCGACCTGTCCAACCGGGCCAACTTCGCCAACGTCAAGATCGACGACCCGAATCTGCCGGCCGAGCTGCGGGAGAAGGTCGAGGCCGGGCGCCGGGCGACGTACGTGGCCGATCCGCCGGGCGGCTCCCCGGACATCTGGGCGGCGGTCCCGGTCGCGGACGGGCACGTGCTGTCCCTGCACACCGGTCTCACCGAGCGCAGCACCGACATCCTCAACGACCTCGACCAGGCCCTGGTCATCGGCTCGATCGCGGTGGTCCTGGCCGGCAGCGCGCTCGGCGTGCTGATCGGCGGGCAGCTGTCGGGCCGGCTGCGCAAGGCGGCGGCCGCGGCGAACCGGGTCGCCAAGGGCGAGCCGGACGTGCGGGTGCGGGAGGCGATCGGCGGGGTGGTGCGCGACGAGACCGACGACCTCGCCCGCGCCGTCGACGCGATGGCCGACGCGCTCCAGCAGCGGCTGGAGGCCGAGCGCCGCGTCACCGCCGACATCGCGCACGAGCTGCGCACCCCGGTGACCGGCCTGCTCACCGCGGCCGAGCTGCTGCCGCCGGGCCGCCCGACCGAGCTGGTGCTGGACCGGGCGAAGGCCATGCGCACCCTGGTGGAGGACGTCCTGGAGGTGGCGCGGCTGGACGGGGCGTCGGAGCGGGCGGAGCTGCAGGACATCATGCTGGGCGAGTTCGTGGCCCGGCGGGTCGCGGCGAAGGACCCGGACATCCGGGTGCACGTGGTGCACGAGTCGGAGGTCACCACCGATCCGCGGCGTCTGGAGCGGGTGCTGTTCAACCTGCTCGCCAACGCCGCCCGGCACGGCCGCCCGCCCGTCGAGGTCACCGTCGAGGGCCGGGTGATCCGGGTCCGCGACCACGGGCCGGGCTTCCCGGAGGACCTGCTCGCCGAGGGCCCGAGCCGCTTCCGCACCGGCAGCAAGGACCGCGCCGGGCACGGCCACGGCCTGGGCCTGACCATCGCCGCGGGTCAGGCGCGGGTGCTGGGCGCCCGGCTGACCTTCCGCAACGTACGGCCGCCGGGGGCCGCGGCCCACATCCCGGCCGAGGGCGCGGTCGCCGTGCTGTGGCTGCCGGAGCACGCGCCGACGAACACGGGCAGCCATCCGATGCTGCCGCTGTCGGAGGGGTAG
- a CDS encoding NACHT domain-containing protein: protein MTEGPGAELVDRPVRISGHVSFRGEKRRIGRTDVERLAAELVRQALKAAGPGEHPLPDGEEEAVAHALADTLHALGDLTMTDVQAVELGPEALAARLRAAAGDPARHLSRDAGLFLDRLLTTACLHILHFFTQRSAFVPRTLVEQTRRQRELLTRVDRLIARTPPPGPTDQAFEQRYLSYVATRHAHLTIYGIDLTDSPDRWPLDAAYLSLTALHPDDGDAPSGGPDGAPAVSAATALPADRALDGHDRVLLRGVAGSGKTTLVQWLAVTTARGEREEAGPGAPGGRVPFVLPLRTLVRRPDGLPAPDAFLSAVRVPFHATQPDGWADRVLGDGRGLLLVDGLDEIPERDRERTRRWLRDLLDVYPGNRWLVTSRPSAVRADWLAADGFTELALTPMRRQDVAAFITRWHTAARADAPDPGRLDAYERSLLDAVRTKPDLGRLATNPLMCGLICALHRDRRGYLPHGRQELYDAALSMLLARRDEERDMITPGDGIHLTEQPQIQLLQRLAYWLIRNHQNELDRERAVRIIADVLPALPAAAAQGDAERILGHLLLRSGLLREPAAGTVEFVHRTFQDYLGARAAVEDGDFGLLVRGAADEQWADVIRMAVAHARPRERAGLLRDLTAAADRLEGAASTRVRLLALACLEHATELDPQVRAEVERRAAAVIPPRTVREARALAEAGPLALELLPGPKGLSDEEARAVVVTASLIGTEAALPVLARFRTHPALEVRAQLSWTWHRFPERPYGEEVIAHLRETGLFFAAHTAGHLSFLRELGGRRKIQLTGDLPADAIAAGLVPERVRKLIIRDNDALRDLGCLAGLRRLTHLDLSRAPHVDDLTPLAALPLTWLSLDLLPGLERPGALHPLAACRPTLDQLDVGVRLEAASLDEAVPVDLPLRYLRLTKAATQHTGLRGLHRFHRLRQLSLARLDTPLTARDHEEIARLPELTELRINWRAVGWQGPPLPRIASLRLNDVQGTEDLTPIPELFPGLRRVTVVPAPSARIPDDLLAALPVRPAVRRIRSVV, encoded by the coding sequence GTGACCGAGGGGCCGGGCGCGGAACTGGTCGACCGGCCCGTGCGGATCTCCGGCCATGTGTCCTTCCGCGGCGAGAAGCGGCGGATCGGCCGGACCGACGTCGAGCGCCTGGCCGCGGAACTGGTCCGGCAGGCCCTCAAGGCCGCCGGGCCCGGAGAGCACCCTCTGCCCGACGGCGAGGAGGAGGCCGTCGCCCACGCCCTCGCCGACACCCTCCACGCCCTCGGCGACCTCACCATGACCGACGTCCAGGCCGTGGAACTGGGCCCCGAGGCGCTGGCCGCCCGGCTGCGCGCCGCCGCCGGCGACCCGGCCCGCCACCTCTCCCGCGACGCCGGGCTCTTCCTCGACCGGCTGCTCACCACCGCCTGCCTGCACATCCTGCACTTCTTCACCCAGCGGTCCGCCTTCGTCCCGCGCACCCTCGTCGAACAGACCCGCCGCCAGCGCGAGCTGCTGACCCGCGTCGACCGGCTGATCGCCCGCACCCCACCCCCGGGCCCCACCGACCAGGCCTTCGAACAGCGCTATCTCTCCTACGTCGCCACCCGCCACGCCCACCTCACGATCTACGGCATCGACCTGACCGACTCCCCCGACCGCTGGCCCCTGGACGCCGCCTACCTGAGCCTGACCGCCCTGCACCCGGACGACGGCGACGCGCCCTCCGGCGGACCGGACGGCGCCCCCGCCGTCTCCGCCGCCACCGCCCTGCCCGCCGACCGGGCGCTCGACGGACACGACCGGGTGCTGCTGCGCGGAGTCGCCGGTTCCGGCAAGACCACGCTGGTGCAGTGGCTCGCCGTCACCACCGCCCGGGGCGAGCGCGAGGAGGCGGGGCCGGGCGCGCCCGGCGGCCGGGTGCCGTTCGTGCTGCCGCTGCGCACCCTGGTCCGCCGCCCCGACGGCCTGCCCGCGCCGGACGCCTTCCTGTCCGCCGTCCGCGTCCCCTTCCACGCCACCCAGCCCGACGGCTGGGCCGACCGGGTGCTCGGCGACGGCCGCGGGCTGCTCCTCGTCGACGGCCTGGACGAGATCCCCGAGCGGGACCGCGAGCGGACCCGCCGCTGGCTGCGCGACCTGCTCGACGTCTATCCCGGCAACCGGTGGCTGGTCACCTCCCGCCCCTCCGCCGTGCGCGCGGACTGGCTCGCCGCCGACGGGTTCACCGAACTCGCGCTCACCCCGATGCGCCGGCAGGACGTCGCCGCCTTCATCACCCGCTGGCACACCGCCGCCCGCGCCGACGCCCCCGACCCCGGCCGGCTCGACGCCTACGAGCGCTCCCTCCTCGACGCCGTCCGCACCAAGCCCGACCTCGGCCGGCTCGCCACCAACCCGCTCATGTGCGGCCTGATCTGCGCCCTCCACCGCGACCGGCGCGGCTATCTGCCGCACGGCCGGCAAGAGCTGTACGACGCCGCCCTGTCGATGCTGCTCGCCCGCCGGGACGAGGAACGCGACATGATCACCCCGGGCGACGGCATCCACCTCACCGAGCAGCCCCAGATCCAGCTGCTCCAGCGCCTCGCCTACTGGCTGATCCGCAACCACCAGAACGAGCTGGACCGCGAACGCGCCGTCCGGATCATCGCCGACGTGCTGCCCGCCCTGCCCGCCGCGGCCGCCCAGGGCGACGCCGAGCGGATCCTCGGCCATCTGCTGCTGCGCAGCGGCCTGCTGCGCGAACCGGCCGCCGGGACCGTGGAGTTCGTGCACCGCACCTTCCAGGACTACCTGGGCGCGCGGGCCGCCGTGGAGGACGGGGACTTCGGGCTGCTGGTGCGGGGCGCGGCGGACGAGCAGTGGGCGGACGTGATCCGCATGGCCGTCGCCCACGCCCGCCCTCGCGAGCGCGCCGGCCTGCTGCGCGACCTGACCGCGGCCGCCGACCGGCTGGAGGGCGCCGCGAGCACCCGCGTACGCCTGCTGGCGCTGGCCTGCCTGGAGCACGCCACCGAACTCGACCCCCAGGTCCGCGCAGAGGTCGAGCGGCGGGCCGCCGCGGTGATCCCGCCCCGCACGGTCCGGGAGGCCCGCGCCCTCGCCGAGGCCGGGCCGCTCGCCCTGGAACTGCTGCCGGGGCCAAAGGGGCTGAGCGACGAGGAGGCGCGGGCGGTCGTCGTCACCGCGTCGCTGATCGGCACGGAGGCGGCGCTCCCGGTGCTGGCCCGGTTCCGGACCCACCCCGCACTGGAGGTACGGGCCCAGCTGAGCTGGACCTGGCATCGGTTCCCGGAGCGGCCGTACGGGGAGGAGGTCATCGCGCACCTGCGGGAGACGGGACTGTTCTTCGCCGCCCACACCGCCGGCCACCTGAGCTTCCTGCGGGAGCTGGGCGGGCGCCGCAAGATCCAGCTGACCGGGGACCTCCCGGCGGACGCGATCGCGGCGGGCCTCGTGCCCGAACGCGTCAGGAAGCTGATCATCCGCGACAACGACGCGCTGCGGGACCTGGGCTGCCTGGCGGGCCTGCGACGGCTGACCCACCTGGACCTGAGCCGCGCCCCTCACGTGGACGACCTCACGCCGCTGGCCGCGCTGCCGCTGACCTGGCTGTCGCTGGACCTGCTGCCGGGGCTGGAGCGGCCGGGCGCGCTGCACCCCCTCGCCGCCTGCCGTCCCACGCTCGACCAGCTCGACGTGGGCGTACGCCTGGAGGCCGCGAGCCTCGACGAGGCCGTGCCCGTCGACCTGCCGCTGCGCTATCTGCGGCTCACCAAGGCGGCGACGCAGCACACCGGACTGCGCGGCCTGCACCGCTTCCACCGGCTCAGGCAGCTCAGCCTCGCCCGGCTGGACACCCCGCTCACCGCGCGGGACCACGAGGAGATCGCGCGGCTGCCCGAGCTGACCGAGCTGCGGATCAACTGGCGGGCGGTGGGCTGGCAGGGGCCGCCGCTGCCCCGGATCGCCAGCCTGCGGCTCAACGACGTCCAGGGCACGGAGGACCTGACGCCGATTCCCGAGCTGTTCCCCGGGCTCCGCCGGGTGACCGTCGTCCCCGCGCCCAGCGCTCGGATTCCGGACGATCTCCTCGCCGCGCTGCCCGTCCGGCCCGCCGTCCGGAGGATTCGCAGCGTCGTCTGA
- a CDS encoding SigE family RNA polymerase sigma factor produces the protein MAQGEVLEFEEYVRTRQDALLRSARRLVPDPVDAQDLLQTALARTYGRWDGIADKRLADAYLRRVMINTRTEWWRARKLEEVPTEQLPDASVDDSTEQHADRALLMDVMKVLAPKQRSVVVLRHWEQMSTEETAAALGMSAGTVKSTLHRALARLREELEARDLDARALEREERERCAA, from the coding sequence ATGGCGCAGGGAGAGGTGCTCGAGTTCGAGGAGTACGTCCGCACCCGGCAGGACGCGCTGCTGCGCAGTGCCCGGCGTCTGGTGCCGGACCCGGTCGACGCGCAGGACCTGCTCCAGACGGCGCTGGCGCGGACGTACGGCCGCTGGGACGGCATCGCCGACAAGCGGCTGGCGGACGCCTATCTGCGCCGGGTCATGATCAACACGCGGACCGAGTGGTGGCGGGCGCGGAAGCTGGAGGAGGTGCCGACCGAGCAGCTGCCGGACGCCTCGGTCGACGACTCCACGGAGCAGCACGCGGACCGCGCCCTGCTGATGGACGTCATGAAGGTGCTCGCCCCGAAGCAGCGCAGCGTGGTCGTGCTGCGACACTGGGAGCAGATGTCCACGGAGGAGACGGCCGCGGCCCTCGGCATGTCGGCCGGAACGGTCAAGAGCACGCTGCACCGGGCGCTCGCCCGGCTCCGTGAGGAGCTGGAGGCCCGCGATCTGGACGCACGCGCGCTGGAGCGTGAGGAGCGGGAGCGGTGCGCGGCCTGA
- a CDS encoding A/G-specific adenine glycosylase, with product MTAPTKPPHRTIPDSPDGAHDSLADTGTDADADAQPGAPGASGAPGAPHVPGEELHAPVIAWFDEHARDLPWRRPEAGPWGVMVSEFMLQQTPVNRVLPVYEQWMARWPRPADLAQEPPGEAVRAWGRLGYPRRALRLHGAAVAIAERHGGDVPTDHAQLLALPGIGEYTAAAVASFAYGQRHAVLDTNVRRVLARAVTGVRYPPNATTAAERRLARALLPEDERTAARWAAASMELGALVCTARNEACHRCPIAAQCAWRLAGKPEHDGPPRRGQTYAGTDRQVRGKLLAVLREAHGPVPQSALDRVWHEPVQRARALDGLVADGLVEPLPGGVYRLPLGRPS from the coding sequence ATGACTGCGCCCACGAAGCCCCCGCACCGCACGATCCCCGACTCTCCGGACGGCGCCCACGACAGCCTCGCCGACACCGGCACCGACGCCGACGCCGACGCCCAGCCGGGCGCACCCGGCGCGTCCGGCGCACCCGGCGCACCCCACGTGCCCGGCGAGGAGCTGCACGCCCCCGTCATCGCCTGGTTCGACGAGCACGCCCGCGATCTGCCCTGGCGGCGCCCCGAGGCCGGGCCGTGGGGCGTGATGGTCAGCGAGTTCATGCTCCAGCAGACGCCGGTCAACCGCGTCCTGCCCGTCTACGAGCAGTGGATGGCGCGCTGGCCGCGCCCCGCCGACCTCGCCCAGGAGCCGCCCGGCGAGGCGGTCCGCGCCTGGGGCCGGCTCGGCTACCCGCGCCGCGCCCTGCGCCTGCACGGCGCGGCGGTCGCGATAGCGGAACGGCACGGCGGCGACGTACCGACCGACCACGCGCAGCTCCTCGCCCTGCCCGGCATCGGCGAGTACACGGCCGCCGCGGTCGCCTCGTTCGCGTACGGCCAGCGGCACGCGGTGCTGGACACCAATGTGCGCCGGGTCCTCGCCCGCGCGGTCACCGGGGTGCGGTACCCGCCGAACGCCACCACCGCCGCCGAGCGGAGGCTGGCCCGCGCGCTGCTGCCCGAGGACGAGCGGACCGCCGCGCGCTGGGCCGCCGCGTCGATGGAGCTGGGCGCGCTGGTGTGCACGGCCAGGAACGAGGCCTGCCACCGCTGCCCGATCGCCGCGCAGTGTGCCTGGCGGCTCGCGGGCAAGCCGGAGCACGACGGCCCGCCGCGCCGCGGCCAGACGTACGCGGGCACCGACCGCCAGGTCCGCGGCAAGCTGCTCGCCGTGCTGCGCGAGGCCCACGGCCCCGTGCCCCAGTCCGCGCTGGACCGGGTGTGGCACGAGCCGGTGCAGCGGGCGCGGGCGCTGGACGGGCTGGTCGCCGACGGGCTCGTCGAGCCGCTGCCGGGCGGTGTGTACCGGCTGCCGCTGGGCCGGCCGTCGTAA
- a CDS encoding HAD family acid phosphatase → MTRPGMRRTATLTVTAAALVALAAPAEATTSTTARTGTAATATAAAAVDYATWQRDCQAVMDQALPYLQQRIAQHKPGEKQAIVFDIDNTTLETDFGFSYPQPANKPVLEVAEYAQEHGVALFFVTARPGIIHAPTEYNLEKVGYEVSGLYVRGFLDLFKNVADYKTAQRVDIESKGYTIIANIGNNTTDLSGGHAEKTYKLPDYGGQLS, encoded by the coding sequence ATGACGAGACCCGGGATGCGCCGCACGGCCACCCTCACCGTCACCGCGGCCGCCCTCGTGGCCCTCGCCGCCCCCGCCGAGGCCACGACCAGCACCACCGCCCGCACCGGTACGGCCGCCACCGCGACCGCCGCCGCCGCGGTCGACTACGCCACCTGGCAGCGGGACTGCCAGGCCGTGATGGACCAGGCGCTGCCTTACCTCCAGCAGCGGATCGCCCAGCACAAGCCCGGCGAGAAGCAGGCGATCGTCTTCGACATCGACAACACGACCCTGGAGACCGACTTCGGCTTCAGCTACCCCCAGCCGGCCAACAAGCCGGTCCTGGAGGTCGCCGAGTACGCCCAGGAACACGGCGTCGCGCTCTTCTTCGTCACCGCCCGCCCCGGCATCATCCACGCGCCCACCGAGTACAACCTGGAGAAGGTCGGCTACGAGGTCTCCGGGCTGTACGTCCGCGGCTTCCTCGACCTCTTCAAGAACGTCGCCGACTACAAGACGGCCCAGCGCGTCGACATCGAGTCGAAGGGCTACACGATCATCGCCAACATCGGCAACAACACCACCGACCTGTCGGGCGGCCACGCCGAGAAGACGTACAAGCTGCCGGACTACGGCGGTCAGCTGTCGTAG
- a CDS encoding ATP-dependent Clp protease ATP-binding subunit, whose amino-acid sequence MFERFTDRARRVVVLAQEEARMLNHNYIGTEHILLGLIHEGEGVAAKALESLGISLEAVRQQVEEIIGQGQQAPSGHIPFTPRAKKVLELSLREALQLGHNYIGTEHILLGLIREGEGVAAQVLVKLGADLNRVRQQVIQLLSGYQGKETATAGGPAEGTPSTSLVLDQFGRNLTQAARESKLDPVIGREKEIERVMQVLSRRTKNNPVLIGEPGVGKTAVVEGLAQAIVKGEVPETLKDKHLYTLDLGALVAGSRYRGDFEERLKKVLKEIRTRGDIILFIDELHTLVGAGAAEGAIDAASILKPMLARGELQTIGATTLDEYRKHLEKDAALERRFQPIQVAEPSLPHTIEILKGLRDRYEAHHRVSITDEALVQAATLADRYISDRFLPDKAIDLIDEAGSRMRIRRMTAPPDLREFDEKIAGVRRDKESAIDSQDFEKAASLRDKEKQLLAAKAKREKEWKAGDMDVVAEVDGELIAEVLATATGIPVFKLTEEESSRLLRMEDELHKRVIGQDDAVKALSKAIRRTRAGLKDPKRPGGSFIFAGPSGVGKTELSKALAEFLFGDEDALISLDMSEFSEKHTVSRLFGSPPGYVGYEEGGQLTEKVRRKPFSVVLFDEVEKAHPDIFNSLLQILEDGRLTDSQGRVVDFKNTVIIMTTNLGTRDISKGFNLGFAAQGDTKTNYERMKNKVSDELKQHFRPEFLNRVDDVVVFPQLTQNDILRIVDLMIGKVDERLKDRDMGIELSQSAKELLSRKGYDPVLGARPLRRTIQREIEDSLSEKILFGELRPGHIVVVDTEGEGESQTFTFRGEEKSALPDVPPIEQAAGGAGPNLSKE is encoded by the coding sequence ATGTTCGAGAGGTTCACCGACCGCGCGCGGCGGGTTGTCGTCCTGGCTCAGGAAGAAGCCCGGATGCTCAACCACAACTACATCGGCACCGAGCACATCCTCCTGGGCCTGATCCACGAGGGTGAGGGTGTCGCCGCCAAGGCCCTTGAGAGCCTCGGGATTTCGCTCGAGGCGGTCCGCCAGCAGGTGGAGGAGATCATCGGCCAGGGCCAGCAGGCCCCGTCCGGGCACATCCCCTTCACCCCCCGTGCCAAGAAGGTCCTGGAGCTGTCGCTCCGCGAGGCCCTTCAGCTGGGCCACAACTACATCGGCACGGAGCACATCCTGCTCGGCCTGATCCGTGAGGGCGAGGGCGTCGCCGCCCAGGTCCTGGTCAAGCTGGGCGCTGATCTGAACCGCGTGCGGCAGCAGGTGATCCAGCTGCTCTCCGGTTACCAGGGCAAGGAGACCGCCACCGCCGGCGGCCCTGCGGAGGGCACTCCCTCGACGTCCCTGGTCCTCGACCAGTTCGGCCGGAACCTCACCCAGGCCGCTCGTGAGTCCAAGCTCGACCCGGTCATCGGGCGCGAGAAGGAGATCGAGCGGGTCATGCAGGTGCTGTCCCGCCGTACGAAGAACAACCCGGTCCTGATCGGTGAGCCCGGCGTCGGCAAGACCGCCGTCGTCGAGGGCCTCGCCCAGGCCATCGTCAAGGGCGAGGTGCCCGAGACCCTCAAGGACAAGCACCTCTACACCCTGGACCTCGGCGCGCTGGTCGCCGGCTCCCGCTACCGCGGTGACTTCGAGGAGCGCCTGAAGAAGGTGCTCAAGGAGATCCGCACCCGCGGCGACATCATCCTGTTCATCGACGAGCTGCACACGCTGGTCGGTGCGGGTGCCGCCGAGGGCGCCATCGACGCCGCTTCGATCCTGAAGCCGATGCTGGCCCGCGGTGAGCTGCAGACCATCGGTGCGACCACGCTGGACGAGTACCGCAAGCACCTGGAGAAGGACGCGGCCCTGGAGCGCCGCTTCCAGCCGATCCAGGTCGCGGAGCCGTCCCTGCCGCACACGATCGAGATCCTCAAGGGCCTGCGCGACCGGTACGAGGCGCACCACCGCGTCTCGATCACCGACGAGGCGCTGGTCCAGGCCGCCACCCTGGCCGACCGGTACATCTCGGACCGCTTCCTGCCGGACAAGGCGATCGACCTGATCGACGAGGCCGGATCGAGGATGCGCATCCGCCGGATGACCGCGCCGCCGGACCTGCGCGAGTTCGACGAGAAGATCGCCGGTGTCCGCCGGGACAAGGAGTCCGCGATCGACTCGCAGGACTTCGAGAAGGCCGCGTCCCTGCGCGACAAGGAGAAGCAGCTCCTGGCCGCCAAGGCCAAGCGGGAGAAGGAGTGGAAGGCCGGCGACATGGACGTCGTCGCCGAGGTCGACGGCGAGCTGATCGCCGAGGTGCTGGCCACCGCCACGGGCATCCCGGTCTTCAAGCTCACCGAGGAGGAGTCGTCCCGACTGCTGCGCATGGAGGACGAGCTCCACAAGCGGGTCATCGGCCAGGACGACGCCGTCAAGGCGCTGTCGAAGGCGATCCGCCGTACGCGTGCCGGTCTGAAGGACCCGAAGCGTCCCGGTGGCTCGTTCATTTTCGCCGGCCCGTCCGGTGTCGGTAAGACCGAGCTGTCCAAGGCGCTCGCCGAGTTCCTGTTCGGCGACGAGGACGCGCTGATCTCCCTCGACATGTCGGAGTTCAGCGAGAAGCACACGGTGTCGCGTCTCTTCGGCTCGCCCCCCGGCTACGTGGGTTACGAAGAGGGCGGCCAGCTGACCGAGAAGGTCCGCCGCAAGCCGTTCTCCGTCGTCCTCTTCGACGAGGTCGAGAAGGCCCACCCGGACATCTTCAACTCGCTGCTGCAGATCCTGGAGGACGGTCGCCTGACCGACTCCCAGGGCCGGGTCGTGGACTTCAAGAACACGGTCATCATCATGACGACCAACCTCGGCACCCGGGACATCTCCAAGGGCTTCAACCTGGGCTTCGCCGCCCAGGGCGACACGAAGACCAACTACGAGCGCATGAAGAACAAGGTGTCGGACGAGCTCAAGCAGCACTTCCGCCCCGAGTTCCTCAACCGCGTCGACGACGTGGTCGTCTTCCCGCAGCTGACGCAGAACGACATCCTCCGGATCGTCGACCTGATGATCGGCAAGGTGGACGAGCGCCTGAAGGACCGGGACATGGGCATCGAGCTGTCCCAGTCCGCCAAGGAGCTGCTGTCCAGGAAGGGCTACGACCCGGTGCTGGGCGCCCGGCCGCTGCGCCGCACGATCCAGCGCGAGATCGAGGACTCGCTGTCGGAGAAGATCCTCTTCGGCGAGCTGCGCCCCGGTCACATCGTGGTCGTGGACACCGAGGGCGAGGGCGAGTCCCAGACCTTCACCTTCCGCGGTGAGGAGAAGTCGGCTCTGCCGGACGTCCCGCCGATCGAGCAGGCGGCCGGCGGCGCCGGTCCGAACCTGAGCAAGGAGTAA
- a CDS encoding M23 family metallopeptidase has translation MSPRVTSRSSRTAQLRTRAAVLAAGLGASAVLGAGIAAAAPSSAPAAVTATTAAAKKAAGWVAPVKGYTKTASFAQNGARWQSTHSGQDFAVPTGTKVVAAHGGTVVKAGGNGAGDGPAYGNAVVIKHGNGTYSQYAHLSTINVRIGQIVKTGQQIARSGNTGNSSGPHLHFEIRTSPNYGTAIDPVAFLRAKGLKI, from the coding sequence ATGTCCCCGCGCGTCACGTCCCGTTCTTCCCGTACGGCCCAGCTTCGTACCCGTGCGGCCGTCCTCGCCGCCGGCCTGGGTGCCTCGGCCGTTCTGGGGGCCGGGATCGCGGCCGCCGCACCGTCCTCCGCCCCGGCCGCCGTCACCGCCACCACCGCCGCGGCCAAGAAGGCCGCCGGCTGGGTCGCCCCGGTGAAGGGCTACACCAAGACCGCCAGCTTCGCCCAGAACGGCGCCCGCTGGCAGTCCACCCACAGTGGTCAGGACTTCGCGGTGCCGACCGGCACCAAGGTCGTCGCCGCCCACGGCGGCACCGTCGTCAAGGCCGGCGGCAACGGCGCCGGTGACGGCCCCGCGTACGGCAACGCCGTCGTCATCAAGCACGGCAACGGCACGTACTCCCAGTACGCCCACCTCTCCACGATCAACGTGCGGATCGGCCAGATAGTCAAGACCGGGCAGCAGATCGCCCGGTCCGGCAACACCGGCAACTCCAGCGGCCCGCACCTGCACTTCGAGATCCGCACCTCCCCGAACTACGGCACGGCCATCGACCCGGTCGCCTTCCTGCGCGCCAAGGGCCTGAAGATCTGA